The genome window GGAATTTTCATCGGTGGGGCGATTATGGGCGCCGATGACGGCATGCTGAACCCCGTCATTCCCGAATTATCTGGTCTTATCGCAAATGCTAAATTTGTATTCGCCAACCACCAATTCTGGATAATTTTACCGCCATTAGTTGTATTTATGATTCTAATTCTTTGTTTCCAAATGATGGCAAATTCGCTTTTAAAACGAGAAGAAGACAGCAAAAAAGCCTAGTTCTTTTAAAGAACTAGGCTTTTTCAAATTCCTCTATAGATTTATCTAACCATAACTCATACCATTCAAGAAAGCCTAAACGTTCTTCATTCCCAAAGTAAAAATCAGGATAGACACCATTGTCATTATTTCTGTCATCCACCCAAATTTCTCCGTAAGAAGGGCCGTTTACAACTAGGTTAATGGACACGCCGCAACCAAAGTTAGCAATGCGCAGAAGTCCAAATACTTCTTTATCAGAAAAGCAAAGTTCTTGCCAAGCATCATAAGCTTCATCGGACATTCCTTCTTTATAACCCGGCCCATTCCAGTCATCTGTATGTGGAAAAGGCTTGCTCAGCGTTTGCACACCATACTTTTCAGCCTTGTAATCAAGAGAAGAACAAAGTCCGTCCACTAGAGTTTCTAAACCATAGTAAGGACCCATTCCACCATCACCAATCTGTTCCAAAAATGCGCGATAACCTTGTGGTAAAGCAATTTGATGCTCATTTTCAAACGCAGCAATAGTTTGATTAGACAAAGGCTGATTGAGTTTATAGGCATGGCTTTCTGAACCAAATAAATTCAAATCAACATCTTTTTCTTTTAAAGTAGTGATTTTTGCTTGGATTCTAGCTAGCTGACTTTGATATTCAGCCATATTTTATAAGTCTGCTCCATTAGTCTCAATCACTTGTTTATACCAGTAATAACTTTTCTTCGGAATACGTGTCATTGGCGCATCATCTTCCACGTCGCGGTCAACATAAACAAAACCGTAACGTTTTTGGTAGCCGTTTAACCAGCTTAGAAGGTCTGTGAAGCTCCAAGTACAATAGCCTAACATATCAACCCCGTCACTGATTGCATCGCGGATAGCAGTTGCGTGCGCGCTCAGGTAGTCAATACGGTAGTCATCGTTTACTTCGCCATCTACTAATTTATCAAATTCGCCTAAACCATTTTCCGTAATTAAAATTGGTAAAGCATAGCGGCTGTTAATACGACGAAGCGCAATTTGTAAGCCTTTAGGATCGATTGTCCAGTCCCAGTTCGTTGTTTTTACAAAAGGATTAACGACTTTTTTGTAAACACCAGGGACACCAGTTTCTTTTGTGCTGCCTTTTTTACCAGTGAAGTTCATTTCGTTGTTTTGACCAACGCCATCAAGCGGGTTGTAAGCAACAGTTGCGGATTGATAGTAGTTCACGCCCATGAAATCTGGTTTTGCAGACGCAAGTAGTTCCATATCGCCATCTTCAATAACTGGCGCAATATCGTTTTCTTCTAAATATTTCCAAACAGCTTTCGGATAACGACCAAAAGCATACATATCCATCCAGAAATAACTATTTAATTCTTCTGCATCATCCGCAGCTTGAACGTTTTTAGGATCTGTGTCGATTGGATAATGTGGTGTGTAAGCAAAACTTGGTCCAATTTTCCCATCAGGAACGATTTCGTGGAAAGCTTTGATAACACTAGCATTAGCTAAGTTCGCAATGTGGTTTACTGCGTACATTCTTTTTGGATCGCTAACTTTTGGTGGGTGAAGCGCTTGACCATAACCCATACCAACAAAGATATTTTGCTCGTTCAAGGACACCCAATATTTAACGCGGTCGCCGTAACGTTTGAAAAGTGTTGTGGAATAATTTGTGAAATCTTCAATAACTTGGCGAGATTCCCAGCCACCGTACTCATCAAATAATGCTTGTGGGATATCCCAGTGA of Listeria monocytogenes contains these proteins:
- a CDS encoding glycoside hydrolase family 1 protein — its product is MEHQKRSPFPKDFLWGSASAAYQIEGAWDADGKGKSVWDEYVRIPGTTFKGTNGDVAVDHYHRYKEDVKLMADAGLKAYRFSIAWTRIFPNGKGEVNEAGLKFYDNLIDELLKYDIEPLVTLYHWDIPQALFDEYGGWESRQVIEDFTNYSTTLFKRYGDRVKYWVSLNEQNIFVGMGYGQALHPPKVSDPKRMYAVNHIANLANASVIKAFHEIVPDGKIGPSFAYTPHYPIDTDPKNVQAADDAEELNSYFWMDMYAFGRYPKAVWKYLEENDIAPVIEDGDMELLASAKPDFMGVNYYQSATVAYNPLDGVGQNNEMNFTGKKGSTKETGVPGVYKKVVNPFVKTTNWDWTIDPKGLQIALRRINSRYALPILITENGLGEFDKLVDGEVNDDYRIDYLSAHATAIRDAISDGVDMLGYCTWSFTDLLSWLNGYQKRYGFVYVDRDVEDDAPMTRIPKKSYYWYKQVIETNGADL
- a CDS encoding SMI1/KNR4 family protein; the protein is MAEYQSQLARIQAKITTLKEKDVDLNLFGSESHAYKLNQPLSNQTIAAFENEHQIALPQGYRAFLEQIGDGGMGPYYGLETLVDGLCSSLDYKAEKYGVQTLSKPFPHTDDWNGPGYKEGMSDEAYDAWQELCFSDKEVFGLLRIANFGCGVSINLVVNGPSYGEIWVDDRNNDNGVYPDFYFGNEERLGFLEWYELWLDKSIEEFEKA